In one Sporomusa sphaeroides DSM 2875 genomic region, the following are encoded:
- a CDS encoding GNAT family N-acetyltransferase yields MKTHIRQENEADFDRVYEVVQLAFHNAEHTDHDEHNLINRLRKSSAFIPKLSLVAVVDDEVVGHILFTRVEIINANESHTALALAPVSVIPARQGNGIGGTLILEGHKIAKELGFTLVIVLGHPGYYPQFGYMPASKFGITAPFEVPDEAFMACELTLNGLFNVSGTVQYAKEFFSKAK; encoded by the coding sequence ATGAAAACACATATTAGGCAGGAAAATGAAGCTGACTTTGATAGGGTGTATGAAGTTGTGCAACTGGCATTCCACAATGCAGAGCATACCGACCATGATGAACACAATTTGATCAATAGGCTAAGAAAAAGTTCAGCATTTATTCCAAAACTATCACTTGTAGCCGTGGTTGATGATGAAGTTGTTGGGCATATCCTATTTACGCGTGTAGAAATTATCAATGCTAACGAAAGCCATACTGCACTTGCTCTGGCCCCTGTATCCGTTATACCTGCCAGGCAAGGCAACGGTATCGGGGGAACGCTGATTTTAGAAGGTCATAAAATTGCAAAAGAATTAGGATTTACGTTAGTGATTGTGCTTGGACACCCTGGATACTACCCTCAGTTCGGGTATATGCCTGCTAGTAAATTTGGCATAACTGCACCCTTTGAAGTACCAGATGAAGCCTTCATGGCATGTGAACTTACGTTGAATGGGTTGTTTAATGTGTCAGGTACGGTTCAGTACGCAAAGGAGTTTTTTTCAAAAGCTAAATAA
- a CDS encoding IS1182 family transposase, with the protein MLRHVPHQLSIYSVLYDRIPNDHILKTIGAHVDFSFINDLLKDSYCKHLGRPAKEPEMLAKLLILQYLYNLSDVRVIEEAKLNLAYMWFLGLNPEDDLPEASLLTKFRRQRLKETSVDDIIQEVVRQCIEKGIIKGTGLSMDATHTHANTIKKVPERIMKHLARKIIKAIEEENGEIPSELIGEVPNYKLIEDHNEAKQIMKTYLETIISKAENHVDLSILPSSQKAVNEAKEVLQDPKFIAQKGIRSLVDKDARVGYKSQTDSFYGYKVEFAMIPEARIITAVTVDNGAYVDGSKFDELYQRSKACGLTIQEVYGDKAYFRKTILDTLQIDSVKAIIPVNPCVYKIDEGRFTYNKDSDQWFCEMGNNTYKKVYQKYKNRSNIYKYHFDKSQCIQCPKLLECAGKNVKKKVLGVGEHNAQYYEHSQMTKTTQFKLKYKKRASHEWKNGEMKRFHGLDRARGYGLKSMSMQAKLTALAVNLKRIAALLSFCDHVFWKQIANFIAYHRLTPLFMQIS; encoded by the coding sequence TTGCTTAGACATGTGCCTCACCAATTAAGTATATATAGCGTGTTATATGACAGAATTCCCAATGACCATATTCTGAAGACAATTGGAGCCCATGTTGATTTTAGTTTCATTAACGATTTACTGAAAGATTCATACTGTAAGCACCTGGGGCGGCCTGCTAAAGAGCCGGAAATGCTAGCAAAGTTACTTATTTTGCAATATCTATATAACTTATCCGATGTTAGAGTCATTGAAGAAGCTAAACTAAACTTAGCCTATATGTGGTTTTTGGGACTAAATCCCGAAGATGATTTGCCAGAAGCCAGTCTACTTACCAAGTTTAGGAGACAACGATTAAAAGAAACAAGTGTGGATGATATTATTCAGGAAGTAGTCCGCCAGTGTATAGAAAAAGGCATTATAAAAGGGACCGGACTGAGCATGGACGCTACTCACACCCATGCCAATACAATAAAAAAAGTACCAGAAAGAATCATGAAGCATCTAGCCAGAAAAATCATAAAGGCTATTGAGGAAGAAAACGGAGAAATCCCATCTGAGCTAATTGGCGAAGTTCCTAACTACAAGCTCATAGAGGACCACAACGAAGCGAAGCAGATTATGAAGACATATTTAGAAACCATAATCAGTAAAGCGGAAAACCATGTAGATCTCTCCATTCTGCCCAGCAGCCAAAAAGCTGTTAACGAAGCAAAGGAAGTATTACAAGATCCTAAATTTATCGCGCAAAAAGGAATCCGGTCACTTGTAGATAAAGATGCTCGTGTGGGGTACAAATCGCAAACAGACAGTTTTTACGGATATAAAGTAGAATTTGCAATGATTCCAGAAGCGAGGATTATTACCGCAGTAACAGTTGATAACGGTGCCTATGTAGATGGTAGCAAATTTGATGAACTCTATCAGCGAAGTAAAGCATGTGGATTGACCATACAAGAGGTGTATGGAGATAAAGCTTATTTTCGAAAAACAATTTTAGATACCCTACAAATCGATTCAGTTAAAGCTATCATTCCAGTAAATCCTTGCGTCTACAAAATAGACGAGGGCAGATTTACTTACAATAAAGACAGTGATCAATGGTTTTGTGAGATGGGTAATAACACCTATAAAAAGGTGTATCAAAAATATAAAAATAGAAGTAACATTTATAAATATCATTTTGATAAATCACAGTGTATTCAATGCCCCAAACTACTCGAATGTGCAGGCAAAAACGTTAAGAAAAAAGTACTAGGCGTCGGTGAACATAATGCTCAATATTATGAACATAGTCAAATGACTAAGACTACTCAGTTCAAGCTTAAGTACAAAAAACGAGCCAGTCATGAGTGGAAAAATGGGGAAATGAAGCGTTTCCACGGATTAGATCGTGCCCGAGGGTACGGTCTAAAAAGCATGTCAATGCAAGCCAAATTAACGGCCTTAGCCGTGAATCTTAAAAGGATAGCAGCACTACTATCCTTTTGTGACCATGTATTTTGGAAGCAAATAGCCAATTTTATAGCATATCACAGATTAACTCCGCTATTTATGCAGATAAGCTAA
- a CDS encoding RrF2 family transcriptional regulator, which translates to MQIQITTDYAIRIIIYLAQQHEQVLTAKMMAEQLGITPGYILKVTAKLKQAGYIDSIQGSAGGYRLVKRTADITLYDIIETMEGKIHINRCLEADGFCSRGAGNSQVCPVHAIYESVQNEMIAALKSKRISEIIK; encoded by the coding sequence ATGCAAATTCAAATCACAACCGATTATGCAATTCGGATTATCATCTATCTGGCTCAACAACACGAACAAGTGCTGACTGCAAAGATGATGGCCGAGCAACTAGGTATTACTCCTGGATATATTTTAAAAGTTACAGCAAAGCTCAAGCAGGCAGGTTACATAGATTCTATACAGGGGTCTGCTGGTGGTTACCGCCTGGTAAAAAGAACCGCCGATATTACATTGTATGATATTATCGAGACGATGGAAGGTAAAATACATATCAACCGTTGTTTAGAAGCGGATGGGTTTTGTAGCAGAGGTGCTGGAAATAGTCAGGTATGCCCGGTCCACGCAATCTATGAGTCGGTTCAGAATGAGATGATTGCAGCACTAAAAAGTAAACGGATCAGTGAAATAATTAAATAA
- a CDS encoding autotransporter outer membrane beta-barrel domain-containing protein has product MKTVQRSRLTHKARLLAGAIVLSLCSGWIYSPAYAEIVVIPEDWHTQGGTINNSDVIILQGISENFTFNNSSCQSITYTGFASGTRLNDRSSQGVEGVANNTVLNDFSLQHIREDGTTNDTTLNHNSSQAVIGTANDTTLNHNSSQVVTGTANDTTLNHKSSQNIEYGTANRTTLWDLSSQTVIGTANDTTLHDYAWQVVKASGVANGSVLNNDSWQGIFFGGVANDTTLNHNSSQSIEYGTANRTTLWDLSSQVVTGTANDTTLHDHAWQFVEAGGSSYRSQVNNQAAMVVTGGAAAYDTTVNSGMVYLYKDAVLTNSTATDAIKINSGGTLAVVEDGAAVAGNVAMQDGAIAFLRQGASYSHASGMTVDAGNSYKTLTIEGDLSGGGQLAMSTNVTNGSGDRLIVNGAVTGSYQVGFTNDATAAANGKESVLGVIQPGGGTGVFSGEVEYGGYVYELEQNLLGHWDLIGTGRASSSSSASYSTFSASYLLNYAETTTLYQRLGDLRRGEVSASPWIRVYGGRYSVDPGQMVSGYGMSYRGIQIGGDCKKELSNDRGTIYTGGMLGYTTSGQSYQSGDGSASSTTLGLYQTHVDPQGRYASVVAKYGWMNNDYKVLDTASTWVEGSLSTQGPSLSLEAGQRLYADKVNKQGWYMEPQAQLSFGRQSGGRFTASNGLSVNVNDYSSVLGRLGMVIGRETLQASRPVNTYAKLSYVKEFSGDIGFSLNGSPAKEKLGSTWWSYGAGIATQLDNDNNLYLDITRATGGNFTQCWQLNFGIRGQFN; this is encoded by the coding sequence ATGAAAACAGTGCAGCGTAGCAGATTAACCCATAAAGCCCGCCTGCTTGCCGGGGCAATTGTCCTGAGTCTTTGTAGCGGCTGGATTTACAGTCCGGCTTACGCTGAGATAGTTGTTATTCCTGAAGATTGGCATACGCAGGGTGGAACTATTAATAATAGCGATGTAATAATCCTGCAAGGCATCTCCGAAAACTTCACGTTCAACAATAGTTCCTGCCAGAGTATTACCTATACCGGCTTCGCGTCCGGAACCAGGTTGAATGATCGGTCCTCCCAGGGAGTCGAAGGTGTCGCCAATAACACTGTGCTCAATGACTTTTCTCTGCAGCATATTCGAGAAGACGGCACAACCAACGACACTACGCTCAATCATAACTCTTCTCAGGCAGTTATTGGCACAGCCAACGACACTACGCTCAACCATAACTCCTCTCAGGTAGTTACTGGCACAGCCAATGACACTACACTCAACCATAAATCCTCTCAGAATATTGAATATGGCACCGCGAACAGAACTACATTGTGGGATCTTTCCTCGCAGACAGTTATAGGCACAGCCAATGACACTACGCTCCATGACTATGCCTGGCAGGTAGTTAAAGCTAGTGGTGTCGCCAACGGCTCTGTGCTCAACAATGATTCCTGGCAGGGTATCTTCTTTGGTGGTGTTGCCAATGACACCACGCTCAACCATAACTCCTCTCAGAGTATTGAATATGGCACTGCGAACAGGACTACGTTGTGGGATCTTTCCTCGCAGGTAGTTACAGGCACAGCCAATGACACTACGCTTCATGACCATGCATGGCAGTTTGTCGAAGCAGGCGGCAGTTCCTACCGGAGCCAGGTCAATAATCAGGCTGCGATGGTAGTGACTGGCGGCGCTGCCGCCTATGACACCACCGTGAATAGTGGTATGGTCTATCTTTACAAAGATGCTGTGCTTACCAATTCCACTGCTACTGATGCGATAAAAATTAACAGCGGCGGTACGCTGGCTGTCGTGGAAGACGGCGCAGCCGTTGCTGGCAATGTCGCTATGCAGGACGGCGCCATCGCCTTCCTACGCCAGGGAGCCAGCTACAGCCACGCCTCAGGAATGACTGTTGACGCCGGCAACAGCTATAAAACGCTCACTATTGAGGGTGATTTGAGCGGTGGCGGACAACTGGCTATGAGTACCAACGTTACCAACGGCTCCGGTGACCGTCTAATCGTAAATGGCGCTGTTACCGGCAGCTACCAGGTCGGTTTTACCAATGACGCCACCGCCGCTGCCAACGGCAAGGAAAGCGTCCTGGGTGTCATTCAACCCGGCGGTGGAACAGGAGTGTTCAGCGGTGAAGTTGAATATGGCGGCTATGTATATGAACTGGAGCAGAATCTGCTTGGTCACTGGGATTTAATCGGAACAGGCCGGGCTTCTTCAAGCAGCTCGGCCTCCTACAGTACATTTAGCGCCTCCTATCTTTTGAATTACGCCGAAACCACGACTCTGTACCAGCGGCTGGGTGATCTGCGCCGGGGCGAAGTCTCAGCCTCACCCTGGATCCGGGTTTATGGCGGGCGTTATTCCGTCGATCCTGGTCAGATGGTGAGCGGGTATGGAATGTCTTATCGCGGAATCCAAATTGGCGGAGACTGTAAAAAAGAGCTGTCAAATGACCGGGGAACAATCTATACCGGCGGTATGCTTGGTTATACTACATCTGGTCAGAGCTATCAGAGCGGCGACGGATCAGCCAGTTCTACGACGCTGGGACTATATCAAACTCATGTTGATCCGCAAGGACGTTATGCCAGCGTGGTGGCTAAATATGGCTGGATGAACAACGACTACAAAGTGCTTGATACCGCGTCAACCTGGGTGGAGGGCAGTCTGAGCACCCAGGGCCCCTCGCTCTCGTTGGAAGCAGGACAACGGCTGTATGCCGACAAAGTCAATAAGCAAGGATGGTATATGGAACCCCAGGCTCAACTCAGTTTCGGACGCCAGAGTGGTGGGCGTTTTACCGCTTCTAACGGCCTTTCTGTAAACGTAAACGATTATAGTTCGGTGCTTGGCCGCCTGGGTATGGTCATTGGCCGAGAAACCCTGCAAGCCAGCCGACCGGTGAATACCTATGCTAAGCTTTCTTATGTCAAAGAATTTAGCGGCGATATTGGATTTTCCCTAAACGGCAGCCCGGCGAAAGAAAAACTGGGTAGCACCTGGTGGTCCTATGGTGCTGGTATCGCAACCCAACTTGACAATGACAATAATCTCTATCTGGATATCACACGGGCCACCGGTGGTAACTTTACCCAGTGTTGGCAGCTCAACTTTGGCATTCGCGGCCAGTTTAACTAA
- a CDS encoding AAA family ATPase — MKKETVLNEIIKYYIKSHDFNGLPVYNMKSYDYNILCELIDEGLIEVLSEKEVINPHIKGFDFTIPVDRQKENISKDTNYSVLYPTRKALESVPLDYTKPYSVLMQKGEKQFKIIYFNIEILERYVNNPKFVIMDNGYRGNICVKDEYIDDKTIEDEYIKNYGMAYIDGKHLERAVGVFVCDLAKLSSQKQMLWKGFELPNQRKCKINAGFVDNLIKGKWVMETWIFHALLEEIKVINEQCEHMGIPKLFNKTFGTHYSEMPEGFRNILLPTLKNYYDFVLVFEKIIVHNISYKTFQKDTLHIQGIDRKDELGKDKGSLVMLEEWLGKNIRTQENITDLIIKPLKTIRNIRQKPAHELTSNQYDVTLYQKQFDLMNDTYTAIRAIRLFFANHPLTKDVKVPEHLVSGKGIVNY; from the coding sequence ATGAAAAAAGAGACTGTATTAAATGAAATAATAAAGTACTATATAAAATCTCATGATTTCAATGGCTTGCCGGTTTATAATATGAAATCTTATGATTATAACATTTTGTGCGAATTGATTGATGAAGGACTTATCGAAGTACTCTCGGAAAAAGAAGTCATAAATCCGCATATAAAAGGTTTTGATTTTACTATACCGGTAGATCGACAGAAAGAAAACATATCTAAGGATACGAATTATTCGGTTCTTTACCCAACGAGAAAGGCACTTGAATCTGTCCCATTAGATTATACTAAGCCATATTCCGTATTGATGCAGAAGGGAGAAAAACAATTTAAAATCATCTATTTTAATATTGAGATATTAGAGAGATATGTTAACAACCCAAAGTTCGTGATAATGGATAATGGGTATCGTGGAAATATCTGTGTGAAGGATGAATATATAGATGACAAAACGATTGAGGATGAATATATCAAAAACTATGGGATGGCTTATATAGATGGTAAGCATTTGGAACGTGCTGTGGGTGTTTTCGTTTGTGATTTGGCAAAGCTATCTTCTCAAAAACAGATGCTATGGAAAGGGTTTGAACTTCCGAATCAGAGAAAATGCAAGATAAATGCTGGATTTGTTGATAATTTAATAAAAGGTAAATGGGTCATGGAAACATGGATTTTTCATGCCCTGCTTGAAGAAATAAAAGTTATAAATGAACAGTGTGAACACATGGGAATCCCTAAACTATTTAACAAAACTTTTGGAACTCACTATTCTGAGATGCCAGAGGGATTTCGGAATATACTTTTGCCAACTCTAAAAAATTATTATGATTTTGTTCTCGTGTTTGAAAAAATCATCGTTCATAATATTTCTTATAAAACATTTCAAAAAGATACTCTACATATACAGGGCATTGACCGCAAGGACGAATTAGGTAAAGATAAGGGGAGCCTCGTGATGCTTGAAGAATGGCTAGGTAAAAACATCCGAACCCAAGAAAATATCACAGATTTAATCATTAAGCCATTAAAAACCATAAGAAATATTCGTCAAAAGCCAGCGCATGAATTAACTTCCAATCAATATGATGTCACACTATATCAGAAGCAGTTTGATTTAATGAATGATACATACACAGCAATCAGAGCTATAAGGTTGTTTTTTGCCAATCACCCTTTAACGAAAGATGTAAAAGTTCCAGAACACTTGGTTTCTGGAAAGGGCATTGTGAATTATTAG
- a CDS encoding FAD-binding oxidoreductase encodes MKYQGLTGKVILPGDPEYDRARKEYNLAVNKYPIAIVYCFNQHDVANAVVWSRMNKVPLRIRSGGHNYEGYSTGNGYLVIDTSCMNDIIVNTADNTTEVQAGTRLLPLYKRLSEYGYTFPGGTCPTVAISGLVLGGGIGLSTRLFGLTADSLLEAEMINADGDLLTANSNCNPDLFWALRGAGGGNFGVVTNYKFGLQKADKITLIQLRWDHNVLARNKFIGIWQDWLPNLDRRMSSFSGIYKRGAWMNAFFYGLPEEAREILGPILDIQGISQEVIEYVPFINAVERIGAIYAKRDAFQAPGRFVFCHFTKRQLDNLGTIMDRAPSETESSIRVYSLGGAVRDTGSEATAFPARNADYIMVITSSWEKKDEELLHRVWIKEGYDYIYQITEGSYVNFPYDRTPCCEEAYFLENLPRLQCIKQRYDPHNVFHFPQGIRLP; translated from the coding sequence ATGAAATATCAGGGCTTAACCGGCAAGGTAATACTCCCTGGAGATCCTGAATATGATCGGGCCAGGAAAGAGTACAACCTTGCAGTCAATAAATATCCGATTGCCATAGTGTACTGCTTTAACCAACATGACGTAGCTAACGCCGTTGTTTGGTCAAGAATGAATAAAGTACCGTTGCGCATCCGTTCTGGCGGCCATAACTACGAAGGATATTCAACCGGTAATGGCTACCTGGTGATTGATACCAGTTGTATGAATGATATAATCGTGAATACTGCCGATAATACAACAGAGGTTCAGGCAGGCACAAGGCTGTTACCCCTATACAAACGTCTATCTGAATATGGTTATACCTTCCCGGGGGGGACCTGCCCGACGGTTGCTATTTCCGGTTTAGTGCTGGGAGGTGGCATAGGACTGTCCACCCGGTTGTTTGGCCTGACCGCAGACAGTCTTTTGGAGGCTGAGATGATTAATGCTGATGGGGACTTGCTAACAGCGAACAGCAACTGCAACCCGGATCTCTTTTGGGCGCTGCGAGGAGCTGGGGGCGGTAATTTTGGCGTTGTGACCAACTATAAGTTCGGCTTACAGAAAGCTGATAAAATAACTTTGATACAATTACGATGGGACCATAATGTGCTGGCAAGAAACAAATTTATAGGAATCTGGCAAGATTGGTTGCCAAATTTAGACCGGCGTATGAGTTCATTCAGTGGCATATATAAACGCGGAGCCTGGATGAACGCATTCTTTTACGGATTGCCGGAAGAAGCGCGAGAAATTCTTGGGCCGATATTGGATATACAGGGAATCAGCCAAGAGGTTATTGAGTATGTCCCGTTCATTAATGCAGTAGAAAGAATTGGGGCGATTTATGCAAAACGCGATGCCTTCCAGGCACCGGGGAGATTCGTGTTTTGCCATTTCACAAAAAGGCAGTTAGATAACCTGGGAACTATTATGGATAGGGCGCCCTCTGAGACGGAGTCGTCCATTCGGGTATATTCGCTGGGGGGAGCGGTCCGGGATACCGGATCGGAAGCAACTGCCTTCCCTGCTAGAAATGCCGATTATATTATGGTGATTACGTCTTCCTGGGAAAAAAAAGATGAGGAGCTGTTGCACCGAGTATGGATAAAAGAGGGTTATGACTATATTTATCAAATAACCGAAGGTTCTTATGTGAATTTCCCTTATGACCGAACACCATGTTGTGAGGAAGCATATTTCCTGGAGAATTTGCCGAGATTGCAATGTATCAAGCAAAGATATGATCCCCATAACGTTTTCCATTTTCCCCAGGGTATCAGGTTGCCGTAA
- a CDS encoding 4Fe-4S double cluster binding domain-containing protein: MEQALTKDIKDYAVQLGADLVGIADLERVKGIDTIPGNLLNFFTRAVVIAIQMSPEIFEQIEDEPTLHYAHQYVAVNQLLDQINLRIQNKILKMGYKALAIPASQTVDREKWMGHISTKAVAKTAGLGWLGKSLLLVTPQFGPRIRIACLLINAPLISDQPLSNRCGNCTKCKDACPAKAIHGISWEDRPNSREEAIDLGKCISRLEAIAQKQGRQDRICGVCIKVCPWGRQ; this comes from the coding sequence ATGGAACAGGCTCTTACTAAAGATATAAAAGATTATGCTGTACAATTAGGTGCAGATCTAGTTGGAATTGCCGACTTAGAGCGAGTAAAGGGAATAGACACTATCCCAGGAAATTTGCTTAACTTTTTTACAAGGGCTGTCGTTATAGCAATTCAAATGTCGCCAGAAATTTTTGAGCAGATTGAAGATGAGCCAACGCTTCATTACGCGCATCAATATGTTGCTGTTAACCAGTTACTCGATCAAATAAACTTACGTATACAGAATAAGATTCTAAAAATGGGTTATAAAGCACTTGCGATTCCTGCCTCACAGACGGTGGATAGGGAAAAGTGGATGGGACATATATCTACAAAGGCCGTCGCAAAAACCGCAGGACTGGGATGGCTAGGAAAGAGTCTACTTTTGGTCACTCCTCAATTTGGACCTCGTATTCGCATCGCTTGCTTGTTGATTAATGCACCGCTTATTTCAGACCAGCCTCTTTCTAATCGCTGCGGCAATTGCACGAAATGTAAGGACGCTTGTCCAGCAAAAGCTATACACGGGATATCGTGGGAGGACCGTCCGAATTCCCGAGAAGAAGCCATTGACTTAGGGAAATGTATTAGTCGCTTAGAAGCTATTGCTCAAAAACAGGGGCGACAAGATCGTATATGCGGAGTTTGCATAAAAGTTTGCCCATGGGGAAGGCAATAG
- a CDS encoding IS110 family transposase: MICVGIDVAKDKHDCFIISSEGKVLANVFTIQNSMEGFGYLLEKIRACSLPLDKIKVGLEATGHYSYNILGFLLDNGLDTYVINPLHTNLYRKSLTLRKTKTDRVDARTIAAMLMSDVGLKPYTDTAYHNEELKSLTRYRFDKVKVRAKLKSSIARLVCILFPELEKLVSSLHMASVYALLDEFPGAKQIAAAHLTRLTHLLAESSKGRYGRDKAIEIREAARQSIGSVTTAKSLELRHTIRLIRELDAEIAEIEQVIQRIMDKMLSPITTIPGIGYRMGAMILSEVGDFSRFDSPDKILAYAGLSPSTYQSGQLKNCYAHMEKRGSRYLRYAIFNATKFVCLWDPVFAAYLARKRAEGKHYNVAISHAAKKLVRLIYALVKSGEPYRLAA; encoded by the coding sequence ATGATTTGTGTCGGGATTGATGTCGCTAAGGATAAACACGACTGCTTCATCATCAGTTCGGAGGGTAAAGTCCTTGCAAATGTGTTCACCATCCAAAACAGCATGGAAGGATTTGGCTACCTGTTGGAAAAAATCCGTGCCTGTTCTTTGCCCCTGGACAAAATAAAGGTAGGGCTTGAGGCTACCGGACACTACAGCTACAACATTCTCGGGTTTCTCCTTGACAATGGTCTGGACACCTATGTCATTAACCCCTTGCACACCAATCTTTACCGGAAAAGCCTCACCCTGCGAAAGACGAAGACTGACCGTGTCGATGCGCGAACAATTGCGGCTATGCTCATGTCTGATGTGGGCCTCAAGCCCTACACAGACACAGCTTACCACAATGAGGAGCTAAAGTCACTCACCAGATACCGGTTCGACAAGGTGAAGGTACGCGCTAAGCTGAAGTCCTCAATTGCCAGGCTGGTATGCATCCTGTTCCCGGAGCTGGAAAAGCTGGTATCGTCACTCCATATGGCCTCTGTTTACGCCTTGCTCGATGAGTTCCCGGGGGCTAAGCAGATTGCAGCGGCACATCTGACGCGGCTCACCCATTTGCTTGCCGAATCCTCCAAAGGCCGTTACGGACGGGACAAAGCCATAGAGATACGTGAAGCCGCCAGGCAATCGATTGGCTCTGTGACGACCGCGAAATCACTGGAACTGCGGCATACCATCCGGCTCATCCGTGAACTCGATGCCGAGATTGCGGAAATTGAACAGGTCATCCAACGCATCATGGACAAGATGCTTTCGCCTATTACCACGATTCCCGGCATTGGCTACAGGATGGGGGCTATGATTCTGTCTGAGGTGGGTGACTTTTCACGCTTTGATTCCCCTGACAAGATTTTGGCCTATGCCGGCCTGTCGCCCTCTACCTACCAATCCGGGCAGCTTAAAAATTGCTATGCCCATATGGAGAAGCGCGGCTCCAGATACCTACGCTATGCCATCTTCAATGCCACAAAATTTGTTTGCCTTTGGGACCCTGTCTTTGCCGCTTACCTCGCCAGGAAACGCGCCGAGGGAAAGCATTACAATGTGGCCATCTCTCATGCTGCCAAGAAGCTGGTGCGGCTCATTTATGCTCTGGTGAAATCCGGCGAGCCTTATCGTCTGGCAGCCTGA